The Armatimonadia bacterium genome contains the following window.
AGGTCAATAACATCGCCCTGGGGAGTGGCCACAAACACTTGGTCCCTAAACAGGTCCACCTGCAGCAGCTCGAGGAACTCGTGACTCTCCTGCAGGTCGGTCTCAAGGTCGATGAGCTGGCGGAGCCAGCCGATGTGCTTGTCCAGCTCGGGGTCGCTCTGACCCTCCTTGTAGCGCCAGTGGGCGGCGACACCATACTCGGCGGTCCGGTGCATCTCCCGGGTGCGGATCTGCACCTCCATCGGCAGGCCGTTGTAGCCCAGGACCTTGGTGTGGATGGACTGGTACTGGTTGCTCTTGGGCCGGGCGATGTAGTCGGTGAACTGGCCCTCCAAGGGGATCCACAGATCGTGTACAATTCCCAGGGCGGCGTAGCAGTCGCCCACGTTGTTCACGATCACCCGCAGCGCCATCAGGTCGCCGATCTGCTCGAAGTCGATGTGCTGGTTCCGCATCTTGTTGTAGATGCTGAAGATGTGCTTGGGGCGTCCGTAGACCTCGGCCTCGACCCCGGCCTCGTACAGATGCTCGGCGAGCGTGTTGCGGCAGCGGTCGATCTCGCGCTCCCGCTCAGCCCGGGTTTTGCCGAGCTTCTCGACGAGCTCGAAGTACGCGCCCGGCTCCAGATAGCGCAGGGAGAGGTCCTCAAGCTCCCACTTCAGGCGCCAGATCCCCAGCCGGTGGGCCAGGGGCGCGAAGATCATCTGCGTTTCCTGAGCAATCGCCTCGCGGCGGTCGGGAGCCAGCGGCGACAGCGTCCGCATGTTGTGGAGGCGGTCTGCAAGCTTGATGATGATGACGCGGATGTCCTCGGCCATGGCGAGGAACATCTTGCGCAGGTTCCGGGCCTGCTCTTCCTTTTCGGTGCGGAAGTTGAGGTTGCTTAGCTTGGTGACGCCGTCCACGAGGCGACCAATGCCGGGGCCGAACTGTTCGGTCACGTCCTCAATAGTGACGTCGGAGTCCTCCACCACGTCGTGCAGGAGTGCGCTGGCCACGGAAGGCGGATCGGCCTCGATATGGGCCAGAATCGAGCTCACGTTCAGAGGGTGCGTGATGAAGGGGTCGCCGCCCTTGCGCATCTGCCCCGCATGGGCATGGTCGGCGAAGTCGTAGGCGCGCACCAGCAGGTCCCGGTCCACTCCGGGCCAGTAACCGCTTACCTGTTGGGCGATCTCGTCGATCGAAGGCGCCATAGAATGACCAGGTGTGGGAACGTAAAGTGAAGTGCGCGTGGGGCGACAGGGTACGCTCAAACGAGGTTGCGGAGAGGCAGCAAGGAACGCGTCCGAGGTAGTCGACCTCGCCCCTATTCCAGACAGCATTCATTATACCATCCGCCGCGATACGGCCACAAGCAGGATGACGGTCCGCATGGAAACAGCACGCGACAGAGTCGTTGCGATAGCGATGTCGGGCGGTGTTGACAGCACCGCAGCAGCCCTGTGCCTCCGTGCCGAGGGCTGCCAGGTGATCGGCCTCACGGCCCTGCTCGCCACTCATGCAGGCTCGGAGCGGGCGGCTCAGAAGGCTGAAGACCTCTGCCGCCACCTGGGCATCACCCACCACACCCTCGACCTGCGCGAGGACTTTGACCGGGTTGTTATCCAGCCCTTCGTCGAGGAGTACGCCCGCGGACGGACTCCGAACCCCTGTGTGGGCTGCAACGAGCAGGTGAAGTTCGGTCTCCTGGGCGATTGCGCTCGCAAGCTGGGCGCTGAGGCCCTGGCTACCGGCCACTATGCGCGGACCCGTCTCCACACTGACGGCGTCCACAGCCGGGTTTGCCTCCTGCGGGCCGCCAGTCTACATAAGGACCAGTCCTACGTCCTGCACCACCTGTCGCAGGATCAGTTGTCCTTTGCCCGCTTCCCCCTGGGCGAGATGACCAAGGACCAGGCACGCGAGTTCGTCGCTGCGGCCGGGGTAACCATCGCGCCCTCGGAGGAGAGCCAGGACATCTGCTTCCTGGAGGGCCTCCACTTCGACGAACTCTTGCGCGAGCGAGTGCCGACGGCCTTCCGGCCGGGCGAGATCGTGGACCTCGAAGGCACCGTTCTGGGCCACCATGACGGGGTGGCCCAGTACACCGTCGGGCAGCGCAAGGGCCTGAGGCTTGGTGGAGCCGGCGGTCGCCGTTTCGTCCTCCGTCTGGAGCCTGAGACGAACCGCGTAGTGGTGGGTCAGGACGCCGAGGTCTGGGTGCACTCCTGCGAAGTCGACCAGGTCAACCTGATCTGCGTGCCCGAGGCCGG
Protein-coding sequences here:
- a CDS encoding bifunctional (p)ppGpp synthetase/guanosine-3',5'-bis(diphosphate) 3'-pyrophosphohydrolase is translated as MAPSIDEIAQQVSGYWPGVDRDLLVRAYDFADHAHAGQMRKGGDPFITHPLNVSSILAHIEADPPSVASALLHDVVEDSDVTIEDVTEQFGPGIGRLVDGVTKLSNLNFRTEKEEQARNLRKMFLAMAEDIRVIIIKLADRLHNMRTLSPLAPDRREAIAQETQMIFAPLAHRLGIWRLKWELEDLSLRYLEPGAYFELVEKLGKTRAEREREIDRCRNTLAEHLYEAGVEAEVYGRPKHIFSIYNKMRNQHIDFEQIGDLMALRVIVNNVGDCYAALGIVHDLWIPLEGQFTDYIARPKSNQYQSIHTKVLGYNGLPMEVQIRTREMHRTAEYGVAAHWRYKEGQSDPELDKHIGWLRQLIDLETDLQESHEFLELLQVDLFRDQVFVATPQGDVIDLPAGATPIDFAYRIHTEVGHRCVGAKVNGRLVPLDYKFANGDVAEIMTQAGAEPSRDWLRIAQSSHARAKIRRFLRQKTRDDSIILGKEIFTREVERLKASERGALDLQRLATVAEHLNYTDLDGLYAAMGYGDVEPETVLRHLKRPTLPLTLADEVARFAPPRSPAAGQAPTVTSSGVKGFSHRMSQCCNPLPGDDIVGYITRGGGLAIHRSDCKNLKYRAEREPGRVIPLLWEGTKDSHFLTEVEVLAVDRMGLFSHITAVVADLGLNIRRAEAHLEGPNLARLTLGVEIHERQDLDELIEHLTKLIDVVSARPLTGTGSPVQ
- the mnmA gene encoding tRNA 2-thiouridine(34) synthase MnmA; this encodes METARDRVVAIAMSGGVDSTAAALCLRAEGCQVIGLTALLATHAGSERAAQKAEDLCRHLGITHHTLDLREDFDRVVIQPFVEEYARGRTPNPCVGCNEQVKFGLLGDCARKLGAEALATGHYARTRLHTDGVHSRVCLLRAASLHKDQSYVLHHLSQDQLSFARFPLGEMTKDQAREFVAAAGVTIAPSEESQDICFLEGLHFDELLRERVPTAFRPGEIVDLEGTVLGHHDGVAQYTVGQRKGLRLGGAGGRRFVLRLEPETNRVVVGQDAEVWVHSCEVDQVNLICVPEAGAADPQSLLPLTLDCEVMVRYNGTLTPAQVTVDGDTAQVRFARLARAPTPGQSAVFYQGDCCLGGGVICSTELTKARC